From Sediminibacterium sp. TEGAF015, a single genomic window includes:
- a CDS encoding alkene reductase, translated as MSTNVLFTPYQLADVNLKNKMVMAPMTRSRADNAGAVPNALMAEYYAQRATAGLIITEGAPVSTWGVGYINVPGIYSDEQVEGWKLVTKAVHEKGGKIYVQLWHVGRMSHPDFHNGALPLAPSALNPNEKSYTKNGFTDTVTPREMTIADIKQTVQDFKNAAANAVKAGFDGVEIHGANGYLLQQFFNATSNQRTDEYGGSDENRARILFEILDAFKEVIDYKKVGLRLSPCLNGLFGIAMDESTIPTHEYIVKRLNDYGLAYLHLTEPFVPVDHLPFAVTEVAKHFRPLYKGTLIINRGFNKETATAVLEAGDADLVAFGVPFIANPDLVKRFETDAALNEVDNQTFYTPGEKGYTDYPFLTA; from the coding sequence ATGAGTACTAATGTTTTGTTTACGCCTTATCAGTTGGCAGATGTAAACTTGAAAAACAAAATGGTTATGGCACCTATGACCAGAAGTAGAGCGGATAATGCTGGTGCCGTTCCTAATGCATTGATGGCTGAGTATTATGCTCAAAGAGCAACAGCTGGTTTAATTATTACAGAAGGCGCGCCTGTTAGTACATGGGGTGTGGGATATATTAATGTGCCTGGTATTTACAGTGATGAACAAGTAGAGGGCTGGAAACTGGTAACCAAAGCTGTTCATGAAAAGGGAGGAAAAATTTATGTACAGTTATGGCATGTTGGAAGAATGTCTCATCCTGATTTTCATAATGGAGCTTTGCCACTGGCACCATCAGCCTTGAATCCAAACGAAAAATCATACACGAAAAATGGGTTCACTGATACAGTAACTCCACGTGAAATGACAATTGCTGATATCAAACAAACTGTTCAGGACTTTAAGAACGCAGCAGCAAATGCTGTTAAGGCAGGTTTTGATGGAGTTGAAATTCACGGAGCTAATGGGTATCTACTGCAACAGTTTTTTAATGCAACCTCCAATCAAAGAACGGATGAGTATGGAGGATCTGATGAAAACAGAGCAAGAATCCTTTTTGAGATTCTGGATGCATTCAAAGAAGTAATTGATTATAAGAAAGTAGGTCTTCGTTTAAGTCCATGTCTAAATGGACTGTTTGGTATTGCAATGGATGAAAGCACTATTCCAACGCATGAATACATTGTAAAACGTTTAAATGACTATGGTCTGGCTTACTTACACTTAACAGAGCCTTTTGTGCCAGTAGATCATTTGCCTTTTGCGGTGACGGAAGTGGCAAAGCATTTCAGACCACTTTACAAAGGTACTTTAATCATCAACAGAGGATTTAATAAAGAAACTGCAACGGCCGTATTGGAAGCCGGCGATGCCGATTTAGTGGCATTTGGTGTGCCATTTATAGCTAATCCTGATTTAGTAAAAAGATTTGAAACAGATGCTGCATTAAACGAAGTAGATAATCAAACTTTTTATACACCTGGTGAGAAGGGGTATACCGATTATCCTTTTTTAACCGCTTAA
- a CDS encoding 3-ketoacyl-ACP reductase, whose translation MESLQNKVALVTGAGKGIGKAIAIALAKEGVNVGLLARSENDLQEVAAEVNALGVKSIIAPADISNINAVNWAVEKIEAALGPIDILINNAGTGTFGKFLDLSPEVWEQQVKVNLFGVYYTTRAVLPQMMKRLTGDIVNISSTAGLRGAATTSAYSASKFGVMGLTESLMQEVRKYNIRVTAMAPSTVVTELAHSANLINNNEERLMHPEDFAELIIAQLKLNRRVFVKDSSIWSTNP comes from the coding sequence ATGGAATCATTACAAAATAAAGTGGCATTGGTAACCGGTGCCGGAAAGGGAATTGGAAAAGCCATTGCGATTGCTTTGGCAAAAGAAGGCGTGAATGTTGGACTATTGGCAAGATCAGAAAATGACTTGCAAGAAGTAGCAGCTGAAGTAAATGCCTTGGGAGTTAAATCAATCATTGCTCCAGCAGATATAAGTAATATTAATGCAGTAAACTGGGCAGTTGAAAAAATAGAAGCTGCACTAGGCCCTATTGATATTCTTATTAATAATGCTGGAACTGGAACATTCGGAAAGTTTCTGGATCTTAGTCCAGAAGTATGGGAGCAGCAGGTAAAAGTGAATCTCTTCGGTGTTTACTATACAACCAGGGCTGTATTGCCACAAATGATGAAAAGGCTGACCGGGGATATTGTAAATATTTCTTCTACAGCTGGTTTAAGAGGAGCTGCAACCACCAGCGCTTACAGCGCTTCTAAGTTTGGTGTAATGGGATTAACAGAGTCTTTAATGCAAGAGGTTCGTAAATATAATATCAGGGTAACAGCAATGGCTCCCAGTACTGTAGTTACAGAGCTGGCTCATTCAGCCAATCTGATTAACAATAATGAAGAGCGATTAATGCATCCGGAAGATTTTGCAGAATTAATTATTGCACAATTAAAATTAAACAGAAGGGTTTTTGTGAAAGACAGTTCAATTTGGTCTACCAATCCTTAA
- a CDS encoding serine hydrolase domain-containing protein codes for MQKVRYLLISLGLLLSHFNLLSAQYSKADSSILAIMKEMPVMGLSVAVVKKNQIVFTNAYGYKNEQTKEPLATNHLFRIASISKSFTATAIMQLIEKRKLSLDDDISPLVGFIVRNPSFPEQPITLRMVLSHRSSINDSQGYFSLDAINPAKNANWKKCYNAYAPDSGYQYCNLNYNMAGAILERISGIRFDQYIQQNILKPLNLLGGYNVDELDNQLFAQIYEYNRDSAKFIFSPGAYASRKKELETYTLGYSTPIFSPTGGMKISAPDLAKYMMVHANNGKYNGKRVIAKKSVRKMQTMYSENEQYGLALSKSANLIEGKTLIGHTGSAYGLYSIMFFEPKEKFGIVVISNGCDPSYEKGFNKVLRRVTNVLYENIVLQ; via the coding sequence ATGCAAAAAGTCAGATATCTATTAATTAGTTTGGGTCTGCTTTTGAGTCACTTTAATTTATTAAGTGCACAATACTCAAAAGCAGACTCTTCTATTTTAGCCATAATGAAGGAAATGCCGGTTATGGGCTTATCCGTAGCTGTGGTAAAAAAAAATCAAATTGTTTTTACCAATGCATATGGGTATAAAAATGAACAAACAAAGGAGCCCCTGGCTACTAATCATTTATTTAGAATTGCTTCGATTTCCAAGTCTTTTACTGCAACAGCAATTATGCAGCTGATAGAAAAAAGAAAGCTTTCTTTGGATGACGATATCAGTCCGTTGGTTGGCTTTATTGTACGTAATCCATCTTTTCCTGAACAGCCCATCACTTTAAGAATGGTATTGTCACATCGCTCTTCTATCAATGATAGTCAGGGTTATTTTAGTCTGGATGCCATCAACCCTGCAAAGAATGCTAATTGGAAAAAATGTTACAATGCTTATGCTCCCGATTCAGGATACCAATATTGCAATTTGAATTATAATATGGCAGGTGCAATCCTGGAGCGAATTTCGGGTATAAGATTTGATCAATACATTCAGCAAAATATTCTGAAACCGCTTAATTTATTAGGGGGCTATAATGTAGATGAATTGGATAATCAGTTGTTTGCACAGATTTACGAATACAACAGGGACTCAGCAAAGTTTATATTTTCTCCAGGCGCTTATGCATCCCGTAAAAAGGAACTTGAAACCTATACACTTGGATATTCAACTCCGATTTTTTCTCCAACAGGAGGAATGAAAATATCAGCTCCTGATTTAGCAAAATACATGATGGTACATGCCAACAACGGCAAATACAATGGAAAAAGAGTAATTGCTAAAAAGAGTGTCCGAAAAATGCAGACCATGTATTCTGAAAATGAACAATATGGTTTGGCATTATCAAAGTCCGCAAATCTGATAGAAGGAAAAACCCTAATTGGACATACAGGATCTGCTTATGGTTTATATAGCATTATGTTTTTTGAACCCAAAGAAAAATTTGGCATAGTAGTAATCAGTAACGGCTGTGATCCATCATATGAAAAAGGATTTAATAAAGTTTTGCGTAGAGTGACCAATGTGTTGTACGAAAATATTGTGTTGCAGTAA
- a CDS encoding methyltransferase — MNYPIILQSFASDLNLYIPDPQKIQSVFEEQKAQNPAIDFPFWAKCWSSSFAMLKFLQNHAHYIQHKSVVELGAGIGLPSFFAANRASSVTITDYAEEALDLMRYNIAALQLSNTQVKSFNWNDYDTPIQAEVVLLSDVNYDQNDFASLKLLLHAYLKNGATILLATPHRINASSFVLEFLPYVQEQELISIEMDLNECMIGLFVFQNPLSLRIS, encoded by the coding sequence ATGAATTATCCAATTATTCTACAGTCCTTTGCTTCGGACTTGAACTTGTATATTCCTGATCCTCAGAAAATACAATCCGTTTTTGAAGAACAGAAAGCGCAGAATCCAGCTATCGATTTTCCTTTTTGGGCTAAGTGTTGGTCTTCTTCATTCGCAATGCTCAAGTTTTTACAAAATCATGCACACTACATCCAGCATAAATCAGTTGTAGAGTTGGGGGCGGGTATTGGACTTCCCTCTTTTTTTGCAGCAAACCGGGCTTCATCGGTTACAATTACTGATTATGCTGAAGAAGCTTTAGACCTAATGCGATATAATATTGCTGCATTACAATTATCCAACACCCAAGTGAAGTCTTTTAATTGGAATGATTATGACACGCCAATTCAAGCAGAAGTAGTATTGCTGAGTGACGTTAATTACGACCAAAATGATTTTGCTTCTTTGAAGCTACTCTTACATGCTTATCTAAAAAACGGAGCAACTATTCTATTGGCAACTCCACATCGGATTAATGCAAGTTCTTTCGTTTTGGAATTTTTGCCCTATGTTCAAGAACAGGAGTTAATATCAATTGAAATGGATTTAAATGAGTGTATGATAGGTTTATTTGTTTTTCAAAATCCTCTTTCTTTACGCATATCGTAA
- a CDS encoding pyrroloquinoline quinone-dependent dehydrogenase: MKINLLFSLSSILLFVFACKQENKNYTSWEVYGGSKENIHYSSLTYIDTNNIQQLKKAWEYSTGDAEKFTQIQVNPIIINNTLYGVSPKLKLFAVEAQTGKSIWIFDPYKVIDNEVKGVGYFSMNVCRGLTYFEDKDSKRLFYAAGANLFCVDATNGKLIESFGYKGRIDLHNDLGRDVANLYIAMTSPGIIYKDLIIIGSRVNEEAAAAPGYIRAYDVHTGKLRWKFHTIPQPGEDGYESWEDKNAWKNIGGANAWAGFSLDEKTGTLFAPLGSASYDFYGGKRLGDNLFANSILALDAFTGKRKWHFQTVHHDVWDRDLPTAPALITLHKNGKSIEALAQPTKTGFIFLLDRKTGKPLYPIEERIVPNQTALTGEKLANTQPYPTFIEPFVRQAFTEKDINPFISKEEQKEIKEKLAQHNNQHLFAPPSKAGTVIFPGFDGGAEWGGVAYDPSSQVLYVNANEMPWILTMVNKEKTVHKKETKMEAGQRLYKTNCMTCHGDNLKGSGNNPSLQNLSNKYNETSFLELLKNGRRMMPAFGQLQQEEKEALASFILGLKNRTSAYSKSSIEENPYWDIPFTSTGYHKFLTKEGYPAITTPWGSINAIDLSTGKIIWKKPLGETPELLAKGIHTGTENYGGPVVTAGGLLFVAASKDGMFRAYNKRTGALLWEYKLPYPGFATPATYAIDGKQYIVIACGGGKLGTPSGDKYISFTID, translated from the coding sequence ATGAAAATCAATTTACTCTTTTCACTTAGCTCTATATTGTTATTTGTTTTTGCTTGTAAACAAGAAAATAAGAATTACACTAGTTGGGAAGTTTACGGAGGCAGTAAAGAAAATATTCATTATTCTTCACTTACTTATATAGATACGAATAATATACAGCAACTAAAAAAGGCTTGGGAGTACTCCACGGGTGATGCTGAAAAGTTCACACAAATACAGGTGAATCCAATCATCATTAATAACACGCTATATGGTGTTTCGCCTAAATTGAAACTTTTTGCTGTGGAGGCCCAAACAGGAAAGTCAATTTGGATATTTGATCCCTATAAAGTCATAGACAATGAGGTAAAAGGAGTTGGCTATTTTTCAATGAATGTCTGTAGGGGTTTAACTTATTTTGAAGACAAAGATTCAAAGCGACTGTTTTATGCAGCTGGAGCTAATTTATTTTGTGTGGATGCAACCAACGGGAAATTGATAGAATCCTTTGGCTACAAAGGAAGGATTGATTTGCACAATGACTTAGGTAGGGATGTAGCTAACCTTTATATAGCCATGACGAGTCCGGGTATCATATATAAAGACTTAATCATTATTGGTTCAAGAGTAAATGAAGAAGCTGCTGCAGCACCAGGGTATATCAGGGCTTATGATGTTCATACAGGAAAACTCCGATGGAAATTTCACACTATCCCTCAACCAGGAGAAGACGGTTATGAAAGTTGGGAAGATAAAAATGCATGGAAAAATATAGGAGGAGCCAATGCTTGGGCAGGTTTTAGTTTAGACGAAAAAACAGGAACGCTATTTGCCCCTCTCGGTTCCGCTTCTTATGATTTTTATGGCGGCAAAAGATTGGGTGATAACTTATTTGCTAATAGCATTCTGGCTTTAGACGCATTTACTGGTAAAAGAAAATGGCATTTTCAGACAGTACACCATGATGTGTGGGACCGGGATTTACCAACGGCTCCGGCATTAATTACCCTTCATAAAAATGGAAAGTCTATTGAAGCATTGGCACAACCTACCAAAACAGGATTCATTTTTTTACTAGATAGAAAAACAGGTAAACCTTTATATCCAATTGAAGAAAGAATAGTCCCGAACCAAACAGCTTTGACTGGTGAAAAATTAGCCAATACCCAACCTTATCCAACCTTTATAGAACCATTTGTTAGACAAGCCTTCACTGAAAAAGATATTAATCCATTTATATCAAAAGAAGAACAAAAGGAAATCAAAGAAAAGCTGGCACAACATAATAACCAACATTTATTTGCACCACCTTCTAAAGCAGGCACTGTTATCTTCCCTGGATTTGATGGAGGAGCCGAATGGGGAGGGGTAGCCTATGATCCTTCTTCGCAAGTTTTATATGTAAATGCCAATGAAATGCCCTGGATATTGACAATGGTCAACAAAGAAAAAACTGTTCACAAAAAGGAAACTAAAATGGAAGCAGGTCAAAGATTATATAAAACAAACTGCATGACCTGCCATGGTGATAATTTAAAGGGTAGCGGTAATAATCCCTCCTTACAAAATCTTTCAAATAAATACAATGAAACTAGCTTTTTAGAACTCCTGAAAAATGGAAGAAGAATGATGCCCGCTTTTGGTCAGTTACAGCAAGAAGAAAAGGAAGCACTGGCAAGTTTTATTCTTGGATTAAAAAATAGAACATCAGCATATTCAAAATCCAGCATTGAAGAAAACCCCTATTGGGATATTCCATTTACTAGCACAGGGTATCATAAGTTTTTAACCAAAGAAGGCTACCCAGCTATTACCACTCCTTGGGGCAGCATCAATGCGATTGACTTATCAACTGGGAAAATAATTTGGAAAAAACCTTTAGGAGAAACTCCTGAACTTTTAGCAAAAGGAATCCATACCGGAACTGAAAATTATGGAGGACCAGTAGTAACTGCGGGTGGACTCCTTTTTGTTGCAGCCAGTAAAGACGGTATGTTTAGAGCTTACAACAAAAGAACCGGCGCTTTATTGTGGGAATACAAATTGCCCTATCCTGGATTTGCCACACCAGCAACATATGCCATTGACGGTAAACAATATATTGTAATTGCTTGCGGTGGAGGTAAATTAGGTACCCCTTCCGGAGACAAATACATTTCGTTCACAATAGATTAA
- a CDS encoding nuclear transport factor 2 family protein: MKKLVLFFLCTHFYFYAFTQSNEEKKAVVKETALYKKVFTLDSALFAAYNSKNLAVMKTFFTKDLEWYQDNGGLIGFDQVFMNFQSIFNRDYTLTRSLIKETLEVHPIEGYGAIEVGSHQFKHIENGKLETGTFKFLMIWKNENGNWKISRVISYDH; encoded by the coding sequence ATGAAAAAACTAGTCCTATTTTTTCTATGTACGCATTTCTATTTTTACGCATTTACTCAAAGTAATGAGGAGAAAAAAGCTGTAGTAAAAGAAACTGCACTATACAAAAAAGTTTTTACTTTAGATAGTGCATTGTTTGCTGCTTATAACTCAAAAAATCTGGCAGTAATGAAAACCTTTTTTACCAAAGACCTGGAGTGGTACCAAGACAATGGAGGTCTAATTGGTTTTGATCAGGTATTTATGAATTTTCAATCGATTTTTAATCGCGACTACACCCTCACAAGAAGTCTAATTAAAGAGACACTTGAAGTCCATCCGATTGAAGGCTATGGTGCCATTGAAGTAGGAAGTCATCAATTCAAGCACATAGAAAACGGGAAGTTAGAAACTGGCACTTTTAAGTTTTTGATGATTTGGAAAAACGAAAATGGAAACTGGAAAATTTCCCGTGTAATTAGCTATGATCATTAG
- a CDS encoding putative quinol monooxygenase: MTRHIISVIFMIGILSLIVVDSKAQKSDTMYRIAKIKVDSSQLEKYKSALLEQMNAAIELEQGVLSYTAVSDKKDPTLITIFEVYASQEAYQSHILAPHFKKYKETVKDMVLSLELIDSDLIARAKKKDY, from the coding sequence ATGACTAGACATATTATTTCAGTAATCTTCATGATTGGGATACTGTCCCTAATTGTTGTTGATTCAAAAGCACAGAAGTCAGATACAATGTATAGAATTGCAAAAATTAAAGTAGATAGCAGTCAGTTAGAAAAATATAAATCTGCATTGCTTGAGCAGATGAATGCTGCTATAGAACTAGAGCAAGGTGTATTGTCTTACACAGCAGTATCTGATAAAAAGGATCCAACCTTAATTACCATTTTCGAAGTCTATGCAAGTCAGGAAGCCTATCAATCCCATATTCTGGCCCCTCATTTTAAAAAATACAAAGAAACAGTGAAGGATATGGTTTTGTCTTTAGAGTTAATTGATTCAGATTTAATAGCAAGAGCTAAAAAAAAGGACTATTAA
- a CDS encoding GNAT family N-acetyltransferase has protein sequence MIEMTRVSSPSDIIGIRDLQALNLKQNITAEEAIDQGFLTAAFTIEYLQEMNVASPSIIAKVGDKVVGYALVATKEIRNGHDLIEGLFDAIDKSAYKGKLLKDVNYVVVGQLCVAKEYRGQDLVQKLYGHFKDCLSKEYTYLITDIAQANTRSLKAHKKRGFQIINELVYGEVKWDIVLWDWNLTD, from the coding sequence ATGATTGAAATGACAAGGGTATCAAGCCCAAGTGATATAATTGGCATAAGGGATTTACAGGCATTAAATTTAAAGCAGAATATAACTGCCGAAGAAGCCATTGATCAGGGTTTTCTTACTGCAGCCTTTACAATTGAATATTTGCAGGAGATGAATGTAGCTTCGCCTTCCATCATTGCAAAGGTTGGAGACAAAGTTGTGGGTTATGCGTTGGTAGCTACAAAAGAAATTAGAAATGGGCACGACCTTATCGAAGGTCTTTTTGACGCAATTGATAAATCAGCATACAAAGGGAAATTATTAAAGGATGTTAACTATGTAGTTGTTGGGCAGTTGTGTGTAGCAAAAGAATACCGTGGACAAGACCTGGTTCAAAAGCTATACGGACATTTCAAAGATTGTCTTTCAAAAGAATATACTTACCTCATTACGGATATAGCGCAAGCAAATACTCGTTCTCTAAAAGCGCATAAGAAAAGAGGATTCCAAATTATCAATGAATTGGTGTATGGTGAGGTTAAATGGGATATTGTTTTGTGGGATTGGAATTTAACAGATTAG
- a CDS encoding Rieske (2Fe-2S) protein, translated as MEESNYSWIKIADSANELLWQSNQMCIIEADGKKLTLALKDNQIFAFAHKCPHASGIMADGFIDPAGNVVCPLHRYRFSLQNGRNTSGEGYFLKTYPVKQSPEGIFIGFKKGFFANF; from the coding sequence TTGGAAGAAAGCAATTATAGTTGGATTAAAATCGCCGATTCAGCGAACGAACTCCTCTGGCAGAGCAACCAAATGTGCATTATAGAGGCTGATGGAAAAAAATTGACATTAGCCTTAAAGGATAACCAGATTTTTGCCTTTGCACATAAATGCCCTCATGCCAGTGGTATTATGGCAGATGGATTCATAGACCCTGCTGGAAATGTGGTTTGCCCTTTACACCGTTACCGGTTTTCTTTACAAAATGGCCGCAATACAAGTGGAGAAGGGTACTTTTTAAAAACTTACCCTGTAAAACAAAGCCCGGAAGGCATTTTTATTGGCTTTAAAAAAGGCTTTTTTGCGAATTTTTAA
- the hflX gene encoding GTPase HflX translates to MIEKKQLISVEEKAVLVGVILKDQTTEQAEEYLDELAFLSETAGAKTVKRFTQKLAHPDSRTFVGKGKLEEIKDYLNGKNITLVIFDDELTGSQISNIEKELNVKTIDRSDLILDIFARRARTAQAKVQVELAQYQYLLPRLKGMWKHLERQGGGIGTRGPGETEIETDRRIVKDKIALLRKRLSEIDKQSFTQRKERGEFIRVALVGYTNVGKSTLMTVLSKSEVFAENKLFATLDTTTRKVVFENTPFLLSDTVGFIRKLPHHLVESFKSTLDEVREADILLHVVDISHPQYEDQIGVVNKTLQELKAFEKPMLTIFNKMDLYVQKNFDEWLEDSVKEEILRDLKDKWDLATNGNCVFVSATERQNLDALRDIILEKVRELYAIRYPYKTMLY, encoded by the coding sequence TTGATAGAGAAAAAACAACTGATTTCCGTTGAGGAGAAAGCCGTTTTGGTGGGGGTGATTTTAAAAGACCAAACTACCGAACAGGCCGAAGAATATCTTGATGAACTGGCATTTTTATCGGAAACAGCAGGTGCGAAAACCGTTAAACGTTTTACCCAGAAACTGGCACACCCAGACAGCAGAACCTTTGTAGGTAAAGGAAAGCTGGAAGAAATTAAGGATTACCTAAATGGTAAAAATATTACCCTGGTCATTTTCGATGATGAATTAACAGGCTCCCAAATTTCCAATATTGAAAAAGAACTCAATGTTAAAACCATTGACCGAAGCGATTTAATCCTAGATATTTTTGCACGTAGAGCAAGAACAGCACAGGCAAAAGTGCAGGTAGAACTGGCACAATACCAGTATTTACTACCTAGGTTAAAAGGGATGTGGAAACACTTGGAAAGACAAGGGGGTGGTATTGGAACACGTGGACCTGGTGAAACTGAAATTGAAACAGACCGTCGTATTGTAAAAGATAAGATAGCCTTACTGCGCAAGCGTTTGAGCGAAATTGACAAGCAATCTTTTACCCAGCGAAAAGAAAGAGGTGAATTTATCAGAGTGGCATTAGTAGGCTACACCAATGTGGGCAAGAGTACGCTGATGACTGTATTAAGCAAGAGTGAAGTATTCGCAGAAAATAAATTATTTGCCACACTAGATACCACTACCCGTAAAGTGGTTTTTGAAAACACACCATTCTTGTTGAGTGATACAGTAGGATTTATCAGAAAACTTCCGCACCACTTGGTTGAGAGTTTCAAAAGTACTTTGGATGAAGTAAGAGAAGCAGATATCTTATTACATGTAGTAGATATTTCTCATCCGCAGTACGAAGACCAGATTGGCGTAGTAAATAAAACGCTGCAGGAATTAAAGGCTTTTGAAAAACCCATGTTGACCATATTTAATAAAATGGATCTATATGTTCAGAAGAACTTTGATGAGTGGCTGGAAGATTCTGTGAAAGAAGAAATCTTAAGGGACCTAAAAGACAAGTGGGATTTAGCCACTAATGGCAACTGTGTATTTGTTTCAGCTACAGAAAGGCAAAACTTGGATGCATTAAGAGATATTATTCTTGAAAAAGTGCGCGAATTATATGCTATTCGTTATCCTTACAAAACCATGCTATACTAA
- a CDS encoding PorT family protein: MKRLFLLITTFVALGATAQTTETKKKDWSKIDLSGRSKDHFMIQYGADSWTNRPDSVRTGNGFSRHFNFYVMFDKPFKNNKKFSLAYGVGIGSSNIFFDNVNVNIKSTSLRLPFTKADSINHFDKFKVTNIYLDIPVELRYYTNPENPAKSWKFAIGAKIGTLLRAHTKGKNLVDKNNQTVYGNSFIQKEVTKKYFNGTALAITGRVGYGIIGLQGSYQFSSVLKDGAGPSMNRFTLGISISGL, from the coding sequence ATGAAAAGATTATTTCTATTAATTACCACATTTGTAGCACTGGGAGCTACTGCTCAAACTACTGAAACAAAAAAGAAAGACTGGAGTAAAATTGATTTAAGTGGCCGTTCCAAAGACCACTTTATGATACAATATGGAGCAGACAGTTGGACCAACAGACCTGATAGTGTAAGAACCGGAAATGGCTTCAGCAGACATTTTAATTTCTATGTTATGTTTGATAAGCCATTTAAAAACAATAAGAAATTCAGTCTGGCTTATGGTGTTGGTATCGGCTCCAGCAACATTTTCTTCGATAACGTAAATGTAAATATTAAATCAACTTCCTTGCGCTTGCCTTTTACCAAAGCAGATAGCATTAACCACTTTGATAAATTCAAAGTAACCAATATCTACTTGGATATTCCTGTTGAATTGCGCTATTATACCAATCCAGAAAATCCAGCTAAGTCTTGGAAGTTCGCCATTGGCGCCAAAATCGGTACGCTTTTAAGAGCTCATACCAAAGGCAAGAACCTGGTGGATAAAAACAACCAGACCGTATATGGTAATAGTTTTATTCAAAAGGAAGTAACAAAAAAATACTTCAATGGTACAGCATTGGCTATAACAGGTCGTGTAGGTTATGGTATTATTGGCCTTCAAGGAAGTTATCAGTTTAGCTCTGTGTTAAAAGATGGTGCAGGTCCTTCCATGAACAGATTTACATTAGGTATCTCAATTAGCGGATTATAA
- a CDS encoding response regulator produces the protein MNTDFLKGKRILIAEDDFVNQKLITHSLNVTGASFDIAGNGAEAIEMLKQHPYDLILMDINMPEMDGFEATQIIRAEINKEIPIIAMTGWSSRAEGDKFTRMGMNACLAKPFGLEALYKTLDEIFNAPPPVKPNSTNFGVKAPETVSTVAVDLDMLNELAEGDNEYKTTIINMFLESMPESIQKMEDDLAAQDWENFYKSAHYAKSSLSVVRVPDMHTLANTMEVNAKKQEKLETIAPSLQLFKKYFELAKDVLHEEIKKLGA, from the coding sequence ATGAACACGGATTTTTTAAAGGGAAAAAGGATTTTAATAGCAGAAGACGACTTTGTGAATCAGAAGTTGATCACACACTCCTTGAATGTTACTGGAGCCAGTTTTGATATTGCAGGTAACGGTGCGGAAGCTATTGAAATGCTGAAGCAACATCCTTATGACCTGATTTTGATGGACATTAATATGCCTGAGATGGATGGATTTGAAGCCACTCAAATTATCAGGGCTGAAATTAACAAAGAGATTCCGATTATTGCTATGACGGGCTGGAGCAGTCGCGCCGAAGGAGACAAGTTCACCCGTATGGGGATGAATGCCTGTCTGGCAAAGCCTTTTGGACTGGAAGCCTTGTATAAAACTTTGGATGAAATATTCAATGCACCCCCTCCGGTAAAACCCAACAGTACCAATTTTGGGGTAAAAGCACCAGAAACTGTATCTACAGTAGCCGTTGATTTAGATATGCTAAATGAATTGGCGGAGGGAGATAATGAATACAAGACTACCATCATCAATATGTTTTTGGAAAGTATGCCCGAAAGTATTCAGAAAATGGAAGATGATCTGGCTGCTCAGGATTGGGAAAATTTTTACAAGTCTGCTCACTACGCTAAATCCTCCTTATCTGTTGTGAGGGTTCCGGACATGCATACTTTGGCTAATACAATGGAAGTAAATGCCAAGAAGCAGGAGAAGCTGGAAACCATAGCTCCTTCGTTACAATTGTTTAAAAAGTATTTCGAGTTAGCCAAAGACGTTTTACACGAAGAGATTAAAAAACTCGGAGCTTAA